Below is a window of Yersinia kristensenii DNA.
GAGCGCGATGCGCTGCTCAGTTGCAAGGTGAAATGGCTACCAGGGGCATTTTTCAATGCGCTGCTGCTGCCCGTCGAACCTGATTTTGCCACCGCTGAAGCGGCTGGAGACACAGCCGTTGTCGGGTTTTTATGACTAACAGCCGGTTGTTTCGTTGCTGCCGTGGCCTGCTTTTGCGTCGGATGAGTAATCGATTCCCGTGTAACTGGCGCTTTGGCCCCTTTCGAGGTTGAAACGGTAGCCGGTGCTGTCGGCAGTGTGGAGGTCGGGCCGTCATTCATATTCTGAGACAGTGTATCGACCTGCCCCTGGGTCTGAGAAAGCGCGTCAGACATATTCCCAGGTAATTCAACACGTTGGGTTGAGTCATTGGCAGAAGACTGCGGAGCGGCCTCGGTCGGTGTCGGAGAAATCGGCGGAACATTGATATCTTGTGGCTGAGCGGTATTCCTCACGCCATTGGCATCATGACCATCGGTGGTGTTATTTGCCACAGCTGGCTGAGTATTATTACCGCTGGTCAGTGAAGATGAATCAGACAGATTAATGTTGCGCGCCACGTCTACATTGGGATTTTGTTGTGATGCTTCATGCTCGGTTGGGGCTTTAAGGGCTGAACCAATGGCAATAATGATCAACAGCAGCACTAAAATGCCAATACCAATCATCATATGTTGGCGTGAAACAGCAAGCTTAGGCCCAGTCGAGGACTTACGGGCACGTGTTGGGCGACGGTCACTGC
It encodes the following:
- a CDS encoding SPOR domain-containing protein; translation: MDDLKPEDDLKPDSSDRRPTRARKSSTGPKLAVSRQHMMIGIGILVLLLIIIAIGSALKAPTEHEASQQNPNVDVARNINLSDSSSLTSGNNTQPAVANNTTDGHDANGVRNTAQPQDINVPPISPTPTEAAPQSSANDSTQRVELPGNMSDALSQTQGQVDTLSQNMNDGPTSTLPTAPATVSTSKGAKAPVTRESITHPTQKQATAATKQPAVSHKNPTTAVSPAASAVAKSGSTGSSSALKNAPGSHFTLQLSSASRSDTLNAYAKQQKLSDYHVYETKRDGKPWYILVSGNYASSADAKRAITTLPADVQAKKPWVKPVQQVQQDLKK